The following is a genomic window from Podarcis raffonei isolate rPodRaf1 chromosome 5, rPodRaf1.pri, whole genome shotgun sequence.
ataagggattgaaagtgatgttcagtgattggatagttacagaaaatggttactgttgcgttctagtggagctctatataagcaggctggctgaacccttcagttcagttctgttctggcctgtgaataaacaagagctgtttgaagaatcgctgtgtcgtctgatatgttcacccacaacttaacagtgaagGTCTCTCCTGTGGCCAAACACCATCACAGCTTCATCCTTCTGGGCTTCACCTTCACCAGCTTGACCGGCACAGTGGGAGAGTCCATGGAGCGCGTGGCTCTGTGCAGGGCGTAGACACACCTGGCCAAGGCAGCGGTGCAGCAGATTTCAAGACACAGCATGGACAAATACATCATCGCAGACAGCTTGCAGTACCGGTAGTTGGAACTCAGCGAAGAGCCCCAGGCCTGGATTTTCTGGGACAGGGGCTGAGGGGGGCTGGCTGGACGGCCGGGCCTTGGGCTCGGAGGAAGGGAAGGCCTGGCTGGCGTGACAGCCGAGGAGCAAAAGGTGCAGCTGGCAGCAGCTGGAGAGGTTGTCACCcagccagtggtgggcaggggagCCTGTGTCACAGCAGAGGTGGGCGACGGGGGCGTCTCAGGACGTGTAGTCGGGTCCAGTCTGGCTGTTGGTTTGGGAGACAAAGACCCAGACCTGCATCCACCTGGAAGACTGACGTTGTCAAGGCACATTGTGGAAGCTGCCACCAATGAGAATGTCTCCGTAGGGGTGGTCTCAAGCGGTGAAGGTGTGGTGGCGACTGCCTTGCTGGTTGTCCCAGGGAGCACAGGTGTGGTGGCCGATGTACCAGGGCAGCTTGTGGAGGCATCAGAAGTTGTGGTGGTTGCCCTGGCAATGGTTGTGGAGATCTGAGCAGTTGTGGTGGTACCAGAAGGGGTGGTGTGTGACATCCCAGTTGTGAAGCCAGCTGTGGCAGCCGCAGTCCTGGCGCTGGTAATTTCAGGGGCCGTGGTCTGAACCTTTGTTGTCGTCGTGATCTGAGGGGTTGTGGGTGGCAGGTGAGCGATGGTCGTGGCTGCCTCGGGGGTTGTGGCCAGGGTTGTGATGGACACAGAGGTTGTGCTTGAGATCTCAGCGGTGGTGGCAATTTCAGGGCTTGTCTCGGCTGAGGTGGGACTTGGAGTGGTGATGGTGGAGATGGGAGGAGCTGGAGTTGGAGCCCCTGTGCTGGTGATGCTGGTGGTTTCAGAGGATGTCCCGCTGGTGGTCATGGTCTGTGAGGTTTCAGTGAGACTCTCAGAGGTGGTGATTTGAGGAGTTGAGGTCAGAGCCTCTGTGGTTCTGAGGGTTGTGGCTGCGTTTGTGGTGGTGGCAGGCTCAGAAACGGAGGTGGTTGCAGCAACAGTGGCTTTTTTAGGAGATGGGGGCAGTGTTGTGCTCATCCTTGTtgtggcaggaggagggaaagtGGTTGTGGGCAGAGCGGTGCTTGAAATGGGCAGAGTCGTTGGGCAAACCAGCTGATCTTCTGCCAAGGAACTGACTGCTTTGCCCTGCAGATCCTTGGGGCTTCCGCATATGACCTTTGTGGCGTCCTTCACTTTTTTGGGATTGCTGCTCATCCATCGGTGGAGGTAGAGAAGGAGGCAGTCACACCTCCACGGATTCTCCCCGACATACAGGGAGGTGAGCTTGGTGAAGCTGTCAAAGAGGCCCGGAGGGATGGTCTCCAGCTGGTTCTGGCGGAGCCTCAGGGTCTTCAGCCCCGGGAGGGAAGGTGGCAGGAGACCCTCCAGAGACGAGAGCTTGTTTGCCTCCACGTTGAGCTCAGAGAGTTTGCGGAGGCCTGTTAAAACACCGAGAGGGAGGCCTGCCAGCTGGTTGTGGGACAAGGTGAGCTTTGTGAGCCCCGTGAGGTTGGCAAAGACCCCCGCTGGAAGAGCCTGCAAAGCATTCTTGCTCAGGTCCAGCTGGGTGAGCAAAGGCATCTGCCCAAAGAGCTGGCCGGGGAGACCTTTCAGCCGGTTGGAAGCCAGGGTCAGCTGCTTCAGCTTCCTCAGTCCAAAGAAGGCCTCATCCGGGAGGGTCTCCAAGAGGTTGTGCTCCAGGAAAAGCTTCTCCAGGTTGGGCTTGTTCCTCAGCACCCTGGGAGGCAGCGTGCGGATCTTGTTCTTCTGGAGGGCGAGCTCCGTCAGGTCCTGCTGGCTGTCCAGGCTCCCCTCCGGGAGGTCTCCAATCTCGTTCTCGTACAGCCGGAGGACCTTCAACCGAGAAAGTTCCTTGAAGACGTCCTCTGGGATGGCAGCGATCTTATTCTTGGCCAGGTGCAAAAAGGTCAGGTTGGAGAGCCCATCAAAGACGCCTTCGGGGAGAGAAGGGATCTCGTTCATATGCAGGTAGATCTCCTCCAGGTCCCCGAGATCCTCAAAGAGTCCTTTCTGGAGGCCCTTGATCTGAGAGTCCCGCAGATTCAGCTTCTGCAAGCGAGGAAGAGAGCGGAAGGTGCCCACAGGGAGGGCGTCCAGCTCAGCCTGCGTGATTTCCAGCTCATCCAGTTTCGCCAAGTTATCAAAGGCCCCCACCTCTACGGTTTTGATCTTGTTGCCAATGAACAGGACTTTCTGCAGGCCGGGCATGTTCCGGAAGGCTCCACTCTTGATCTGTGTTAGGCTGGTTTGCACAAAGATCATTTCGGTGATGATGGTGCTGGCGGTCTTTGGGATCTCCGTCACGTCCCTTAGTTTGGTGTAGACTTCCTGGTGGGCCTTGGGGCAGTCGTAGGCCCCTGTGCAGGCGGGCGGGCTCTGGCCAgttccaaaggccaggcagaggaGGAGGCCAATGGCCACTGTGGGCACCATCCTGGAAGAAAGCAAGAGATGTCCATTAGCCTTTTCACCAAGAAAGCGCACATCTGGCAAGCCTCTCTGCAGCTGGAGCGTCCGGATTCCTGGGGTCTGCTGCATCATGCACACCCTCAGCTCCTTCACAATCTGCTGTTTtgtgggagcagtcaagtacaacattcctagagtgaagaTGTtgacacatggggaggaatgtttgtccagccagcaggtcaacttcctgtttccttctgggctgggacagacttcctctgcatgtgactagaggtgggcgtggcctcacctgtgcaggtaacgacaaaagcacagggcaaggCAGCCACCTCTCTCACCTtgactacatgcattgaagaagcaacatctgcttagccaaagatgccctcttggcctccagccaagagaggacaaagggactgtttCCTTTTGAGATAgtttcctggctggtgtccttgttttttgtccaaaggAGCCCTCATATTTCTCTGTTAACACTGGAGAGTCCAAACAAGCAGCAGACCCGGCCCCCTGCCTCCGGGCCAAAGCCTCTCCCCTCCAGACCCCTGAGCCTCCATTCCCCCCACAACCAGCCTTCCGACCCCAAAGGCAGGACTTCTGGCAAAGAGGAAGAATCGTGGTTAAGCAGGGGAGGGAGGCTGCCGCCTCTGGCTCACGGCTCTCCTATATTTTCCCTCCCAACCACTAGAAACAACTGTCCTTTTAAAATACTCAGAAAAATCCTGATCCTCCCCACCACCCTTTCCCCTCCAGCTGGGTCCTCCCTCCCCAAAGAGAAGAGGCAGCTGCCGTCCCTCTAATATAGCTCcatactgcctgcactgactggcagcagctcccccaaATTTCAGCCAGGGGACTGAAACTTGCAcgttctgaatgcaaagcagctgctctagcttcacacaaacacacaaaacacacacacacacgtgtgcatAGCAAGGGAGCTGACAGGTGGAGATCCGTTATTTAgttcacaaaatttatacactgtttttgtttccttaaaaaacagcaacctcaaagcagttacagaaagataaaacaagaaaatcaggcagacatacagaaagttaaaatgctaaaatgGATTCACATTCATAGCAGCATTTCTAAACAGCCAGGCAGGCTTGCATAGACAAGGAGGctttttagcaggtgcccaaaaGAGGGCAGCAAAGGCACCAGCTTGatctcaagtggcagggagttccacagcgcaggtgctgccacaccaatAGATGAAGATCTTGCAAATGCCGAACAGGGATGATGCGGCACCTGGAACAGTGCCAATTCCACCGCTGGAGGCAGCCGAGTGGATGCAGGTGAACTTTGGCACTTTTGCGGGTGAGCCGGTCTCTCtgaaccaggggttggcaaggtttacctcgcctgggccggttcactccagcagagatccctctgtggggtGGGTTGTGCGTGTGAGGGAACGCACATGCCCCTGATTTCCAGCAGTGTCTGTGTCTGCACAGACACTATTTCTGGAGCCATGGAAGTGAGTCCCCATGCAGTGCTGCGCCGATTTAGCGCAGCGTGGggggactcgccgagcaggcagctcggtttgggggcggctcgtgggccggttaaacgacccccgtgagccgcttgtggctcatgggccttaggttgcctacccctgctctgaaGCTGTGAGCCCCCTTCAAGGCAGCAGGAGCCCAGAGCAGAGCAGCAGCCTGGTGGGCAGAGAGATGGGCTGGAAGGAAGCACCTTCCAAGCCCCGGGGAGCCTTTCAGCACTTACCAAAGTCGGTTGCCAGGCATTTTGCTGAGCCAGGAGAGTCATGCACAGGCTGCCGAGCGAAGCGCCTCCAGCCTTATCTGAGGGAGGCATCCAGCGCCCGGGAGGCGAAGATCTGCCCTGCGCAGATGTTGGGCAGGTCTGTCTGGTGAGATAAAGGGTCCCAGGTGACGAATTCTTGTCACAAAACTGGGCATCAGCCAAGGCCTGGGCCCGGCTCTTAGCTGGGAAGGGTCCCTCTGggaccatagaattgcagagttagatgggacccccccccccagcatatgGGTTCTCCGAGGGTGAGGCAGGACACCCTGGAGAGGCAGGAAAAGGTGACAAGTGGACAGGAAGATTCAGAGACAACCCAAGAAACATTCAAGCAtctctgtaaggtaaagggacccctgatcattaggtccagtcatggccgactctggggttgtggcgctcatctcgctttactggccgagggagccggcgtacagcttccgagtcatgtggccagcatgactaagccgcttttggcgaaccagagcagcgcacggaaacaccgtttaccttcccaccggagcggtacctatttatctacttgtactttgatgtgcttttgaactgctaggttggcaggagcagggaccgagcaacgggagctcaccccatcgcggggatttgaaccaccaaccttctgaccggcaagtcctaggctctgtggtttaacccacagcgccacccgcgtcccagtatagTATAGCCTTTTCTAcatgctcacagaccaactgtggaattatctgttctaggacctttcctggtatccaTGTCAAGCTCACCTATTGGTAGTAACCTGGGTCTTCCTTTtctcccctttttgaagatgaggacaacatttgcccacctcccgtctgtagggacctcacctgttctccaagaattcttaGAGATAATAGACacaggctctgaaattacatctgcaggctcctttagtacccttggatgcagctcatcaggaccCGGAGATTTAAATTCCTTTAAgatagctaggtgttcccttactacctttTCCTATCTTGttcttcattttgtattttcaaaTACAGGAagagagagcatatttaaccctttccctcccATCCCCCTGTCCCAATTAAAACTTCGTATCAAAAACAGCATGCAcaatcatacctcaggttacaggagcttcaggttgcattttttcaggttacagactgccaaaacctggaaatactggaaggggttacttccaggtttcagtggtTGCACatgcgccgaattgcaacctgcgcatgcgcagacgcgccgctgcaggttgagaacgctgcaggttgtcaatgtgcatcccgcatggaccacattcgcaacccaagcgtccactttatacatataccatatgacttcccttccgcctttttcctggttcctttgcttttctgCTGCTCCGCGTAATCCACATCTTTTTAATCATCCAATTTGTTATACacatggaatctatcccataaggagatagtcccTTTGTGCTCTGTTGCCTGGAAGAAACAAGGCATCTCTAGCTaaagagatgttgcttcttcTATGAATGGagccagagagaggggggggcttTGTGCCTTGCCCTTttgtgttacctggacaggtaaggtcacgcccatctCTAggcacatgtagaggaagtttgccccagcccaggaggaaacaggaagttttctactggctggtacaaagcatccccttgcatgtccactctaggaatgctGTACAAGACTTCTCCACCTTTGTGCCAAGAAGGCTCTAGCTGTGGACGTTGCGTATAGTAGTAAACTCTCTTGTTTTGGGGGGACCTCTGTTTTTATCATCCCCAAGAGAAAAATGTCAGGTGTTTGGGGAAAagttttttaaatatctttttaaatttattatatataGTTTCCCAAGattccttaattattttacagGACATGTCAATAAAAGATCCCTCAAtttcattacacttccaacatatacctttttctttttttagacatTTTCGCCAATCTGGTAGGTGTTAAATACTATCTGTGGGCcattttcatcatttttttttaattttattattattattattattattattattattattattattaattatattttgcTAGAGTTATAACCTATGCCCAGTTAGGAATGTGTGCTTACCCTTACCCCATGCCCACAAGAAGTTCCCACACAAAAGGAATAAAGAAAGCTTGgtttattataggaaatgaaagtgacagaatatataaatgctgcttcaggcagcaaatccTACAAGCCCTGCCCTGGGAGGCAGTGGATCCATGCTTTCAGAATCCCCACTGGGTGTCCTTTGGGATCCTGGGAGACCCGCAGATAAATCTACACAGACAAAGCCTGATGTGGGTCACAAAggcttctgtttctgtttctgttagtGTCTGTGATGACACCAAGCACGTCCTGACGACAGCCCTGCAGTGTAGGTCTCCCTCATCCCCACGAGCCCCCTCTCTCCGGAGGGCCACCCCCCGTTCTCTCCGGAGGGCCACCCCCCGTTCTCCGGACCACACTGGCAGGGCGGGGATGCTGGCCTCAGGGGGCTTCCGAGGGGGCTGCCGCCGCCTCCCCTCCGGGCAGGGGCTCAATGCTCACGGCCACCTGGACCTTCACGGCGCCGCAGCCCGAGTCCAGGATCCAGTCCTTGCTGAAACGCTGCCCTGCCTCCTGCAGGCTCTCTCCTGGCGGGAGACTCAGGCTAAGCTGGCGGCAAGCGTCGCGGTCGCACGCCAGGTGGATGGCCCCTGCCGGATCCTGGTAGGTGCACGGAGGGCGGGCGCTGGGTTCCGCGGAGGTCTCGTCCATCCCCGGCTCCGCCCGGCACCGGGAGGGCGCGAGGCCCCGCCGACAGACCAGCTGCTCTTTCTGCACGGCCGGCAGGCTCAGCCCCTGCAGGTGAGCCGGGCTCCTGCACAAGGCCCGCGCGTTGATCAGGGGGTCCGTGTCCTGGAGCCAGTCTTTCAGGGGGGCCAGGTGGCAGTCGCACGTCCAGGGGTTGCCCTTCAGGGCCACGTTGGCCAGGATGACGTTGCCCTCGAAGACCCCCTCCGACAGGGTGGCCAGCTGGTTGTGGGACAGGTCCAAGGCCTCCAGGGTGCTGAGGTTGGCAAAGACGCCCCTCGGCAGGGCGGTGAGGTTGTTGTGGCTCAGCTGCAGCCTGGCAAGGGCGCTCAGGCCCCGGAAGACCCCGGCGGGCAGGTGGGCGAGGCGGTTGTGCGATAGCCCCAGGAACGCCAGGCTGCCCAGGTTGCCAAACAGCCCCTCGGGGATGCTCTGGAGACGGTTGCCCGCCAGGGAGAGCTCGGCGAGGTGAGGGGTGCCCTGGAAGAGCCCGTCGGGCAGCTCCGCCAAGCGGTTGCCGTCCAGGTAGAGGAAGGTGAGGTTGCGCTGGGCGGAGAAGACCGCGGCTGGCAGGCGCTCCAGGGCGTTGTGCTGGAGGTGGAGGCGCGTCAGGGCGCTCAGCGGGGCGAAGGTGCCCGGGGGCAGCTCTGCCAGGGCGTTGCCGTCCAAGAAGAGCTCCCGGAGCTCTCTCAGGGGGCCGAAGAGGCCGGCGGAGAGGCCAGCCAGGCGGTTGTCGCTCAGCTTCAGCACCCGCAGGGCCGAAAGCGGGCCGAAGACCTCCGCGAGCAGCTCCGCGAGGTGGTTTTGGGACAAGGTGAGGGTCTTGAGGGATGACAGCGGGCGGAAGACGCCCTGGGGCAGAGACTCGACCTCGTTCCCCTGGAGGTGGAGGGCTTCTAGGCGCGGCGTGTTGCTGAACAGCTCCGTCTCCAGGCTTTTGATGGGGCTGAACTTGAGGGCGAGGGTGCTGAGGTTGGTCAAGCCCAGAAAGGCCTCTCCGCTCAGAGCGCTCAGCTGGCTGGACGAGATCTCCAGCTCCCGGAGGTCCGGCAGCCCCTCGAAAGCCGCGCGTCCCAGACACTCCAGGGGGCTGCCCAGGAAGGCGAGTTTGGCGAGGCGGAGACTGCCGGTTCTGTTGGCGAAAGCCCCGCTCTGAAGCGAGAACAGGGGGGCTCCCACGAAGAAGAGCTGGGTGGCGCCGGCGGGGACCCCCTCGGGGATGTCCTCCAGACCTTCATCCGAGCAGAAGACGGTCAGGTTCCCAAAGCACTGGCACAGAGCCGGGCAGGGAACCGCGGGGCCACCGGGCTGTGCCAGGGCCGAGAGGCAAAGCAGCAGGAAGTGCCCGACGGCCACCCATTTGCCCTGCGGGAGAGGAAGGTAAAGGAAGGCCAGTAAGTGCGGGGATGTTCaggaaggcaggagaggatatgctGTTCGACCACTGAGCGCAGGAGAGCGCTGAGGCCAGGCTGGCCCAGGAGGCAAAAgagaaaatgctgctgctgtggaaggacgtgtggatccagaattggcctccacagtcacttacggactcactgttaaaaccatgttcatggaagaaagTGCCTGTGtggtatcaagaggcagggagttccagagggtaggggctgccacttcttcttctttggcgatccctcatagctgagtaaaagaagaagaagtggcagcccctaccctctggaactccctgcctcttgataccaCACAGGCACTTTCTCTGGTCTCTTTTTAACACCTTTCTAAAAACTTGCTTGTCTAAAAACAGTCTTCAAGCCTGTCCAGATGCTTGAAAAGCTGGTGTGAATTTAAAGCTctttcagtattttaattttttatatgttttaaaaCTGTTCTTGTAAACTTTtcttgattttat
Proteins encoded in this region:
- the LOC128414921 gene encoding leucine-rich repeat-containing protein 15-like, which gives rise to MPGNRLWMVPTVAIGLLLCLAFGTGQSPPACTGAYDCPKAHQEVYTKLRDVTEIPKTASTIITEMIFVQTSLTQIKSGAFRNMPGLQKVLFIGNKIKTVEVGAFDNLAKLDELEITQAELDALPVGTFRSLPRLQKLNLRDSQIKGLQKGLFEDLGDLEEIYLHMNEIPSLPEGVFDGLSNLTFLHLAKNKIAAIPEDVFKELSRLKVLRLYENEIGDLPEGSLDSQQDLTELALQKNKIRTLPPRVLRNKPNLEKLFLEHNLLETLPDEAFFGLRKLKQLTLASNRLKGLPGQLFGQMPLLTQLDLSKNALQALPAGVFANLTGLTKLTLSHNQLAGLPLGVLTGLRKLSELNVEANKLSSLEGLLPPSLPGLKTLRLRQNQLETIPPGLFDSFTKLTSLYVGENPWRCDCLLLYLHRWMSSNPKKVKDATKVICGSPKDLQGKAVSSLAEDQLVCPTTLPISSTALPTTTFPPPATTRMSTTLPPSPKKATVAATTSVSEPATTTNAATTLRTTEALTSTPQITTSESLTETSQTMTTSGTSSETTSITSTGAPTPAPPISTITTPSPTSAETSPEIATTAEISSTTSVSITTLATTPEAATTIAHLPPTTPQITTTTKVQTTAPEITSARTAAATAGFTTGMSHTTPSGTTTTAQISTTIARATTTTSDASTSCPGTSATTPVLPGTTSKAVATTPSPLETTPTETFSLVAASTMCLDNVSLPGGCRSGSLSPKPTARLDPTTRPETPPSPTSAVTQAPLPTTGWVTTSPAAASCTFCSSAVTPARPSLPPSPRPGRPASPPQPLSQKIQAWGSSLSSNYRYCKLSAMMYLSMLCLEICCTAALARCVYALHRATRSMDSPTVPVKLVKVKPRRMKL
- the LOC128414923 gene encoding carboxypeptidase N subunit 2-like, encoding MALPEGLDPPRGKWVAVGHFLLLCLSALAQPGGPAVPCPALCQCFGNLTVFCSDEGLEDIPEGVPAGATQLFFVGAPLFSLQSGAFANRTGSLRLAKLAFLGSPLECLGRAAFEGLPDLRELEISSSQLSALSGEAFLGLTNLSTLALKFSPIKSLETELFSNTPRLEALHLQGNEVESLPQGVFRPLSSLKTLTLSQNHLAELLAEVFGPLSALRVLKLSDNRLAGLSAGLFGPLRELRELFLDGNALAELPPGTFAPLSALTRLHLQHNALERLPAAVFSAQRNLTFLYLDGNRLAELPDGLFQGTPHLAELSLAGNRLQSIPEGLFGNLGSLAFLGLSHNRLAHLPAGVFRGLSALARLQLSHNNLTALPRGVFANLSTLEALDLSHNQLATLSEGVFEGNVILANVALKGNPWTCDCHLAPLKDWLQDTDPLINARALCRSPAHLQGLSLPAVQKEQLVCRRGLAPSRCRAEPGMDETSAEPSARPPCTYQDPAGAIHLACDRDACRQLSLSLPPGESLQEAGQRFSKDWILDSGCGAVKVQVAVSIEPLPGGEAAAAPSEAP